The Sus scrofa isolate TJ Tabasco breed Duroc unplaced genomic scaffold, Sscrofa11.1 Contig434, whole genome shotgun sequence genome includes a window with the following:
- the LOC100521182 gene encoding olfactory receptor 7C2-like, whose protein sequence is MEIRNQTRYFLLLGFTEEPDMQPLLFRLFLSMYLTTFTGNLIIILAIISDSHLHMPMYFFLSNLSFADLCFTSTTIPKMLMNIQTQSQVITYAGCLSQVFFFFVFGCLDNLILTVMAYDRFVAICHPLYYTVIMNPQVCRMLALGSWCISVTGSLLDTLTLLRLSFCMNMNIPHFFCDLPEVLKLACSNTLINNIVVYFVVVVLGIFPLSGILFSYSQIFSSILRISSSRGKHKAFSTCGSYLSVVSLFYGTSLGVYLSSAATSSSRTSLVASVMYTMITPMLNPFIYSLRNRDMKRALGRLLSRVASLSDGVVAGFS, encoded by the coding sequence ATGGAAATAAGAAACCAAACAAGATACTTTCTCCTCCTGGGATTCACAGAAGAGCCAGATATGCAGCCTCTCCtctttaggttgtttctgtcCATGTACCTGACCACATTCACTGGAAACTTGATCATTATCTTGGCCATTATCTCAGACTCTCACCTCCACATgccaatgtacttcttcctctccaacctgtcctttgCTGACCTCTGTTTCACCTCCACTACCATCCCAAAGATGTTGATGAATATACAGACACAGAGCCAAGTTATCACCTATGCAGGCTGCCTCagccaggtattttttttctttgtgtttggatGCCTGGACAATTTAATCCTGaccgtgatggcctatgaccgctttgtAGCCATCTGTCACCCCCTGTACTACACAGTCATCATGAACCCCCAGGTGTGTAGGATGCTGGCTCTGGGGTCCTGGTGCATCAGTGTCACAGGCTCCCTGCTTGATACTTTGACCCTCTTGAGGCTGTCCTTCTGCATGAACATGAACATTCCACACTTCTTTTGTGATCTTCCTGAAGTCCTAAAGCTTGCCTGTTCAAATACCCTCATCAATAACATAGTAGTATATTTTGTAGTTGTTGTCCTAggtatttttcctctctctgggatCCTCTTTTCTTATTCTCAGATTTTCTCCTCCATCCTGAGAATTTCATCATCCAGGGGCAAGCacaaagccttttccacctgtgggtcTTACCTCTCAGTTGTTTCCTTGTTCTATGGCACAAGCCTTGGGGTCTACCTCAGTTCAGCAGCAACTTCATCCTCTAGGACAAGTCTGGTGGCCTCGGTGATGTACACCATgatcacccccatgctgaaccccttcatctacagtctgaggaacagggacatgaAGAGGGCCCTGGGAAGACTCCTCAGCCGAGTAGCATCTCTCAGTGATGGGGTTGTAGCAGGATTCTCATAA